Proteins encoded by one window of Arabidopsis thaliana chromosome 2, partial sequence:
- the ZIP6 gene encoding ZIP metal ion transporter family (ZIP6; FUNCTIONS IN: cation transmembrane transporter activity, metal ion transmembrane transporter activity; INVOLVED IN: cation transport, response to nematode; LOCATED IN: integral to membrane, membrane; EXPRESSED IN: 19 plant structures; EXPRESSED DURING: 7 growth stages; CONTAINS InterPro DOMAIN/s: Zinc/iron permease, fungal/plant (InterPro:IPR004698), Zinc/iron permease (InterPro:IPR003689); BEST Arabidopsis thaliana protein match is: zinc transporter 7 precursor (TAIR:AT2G04032.1); Has 1739 Blast hits to 1619 proteins in 263 species: Archae - 0; Bacteria - 69; Metazoa - 337; Fungi - 628; Plants - 518; Viruses - 0; Other Eukaryotes - 187 (source: NCBI BLink).), translated as MASCVTGTEAAIRAAACRDGEEASHLKIVAVFAIFLTSVFGVWGPVLLAKYFHGKPLYDKAILVIKCFAAGVILSTSLVHVLPEAFESLADCQVSSRHPWKDFPFAGLVTMIGAITALLVDLTASEHMGHGGGGGGDGGMEYMPVGKAVGGLEMKEGKCGADLEIQENSEEEIVKMKQRLVSQVLEIGIIFHSVIIGVTMGMSQNKCTIRPLIAALSFHQIFEGLGLGGCIAQAGFKAGTVVYMCLMFAVTTPLGIVLGMVIFAATGYDDQNPNALIMEGLLGSFSSGILIYMALVDLIALDFFHNKMLTTCGESGSRLKKLCFVALVLGSASMSLLALWA; from the exons atGGCTTCTTGCGTCACCGGAACAGAGGCAGCAATCAGAGCAGCGGCATGTAGAGACGGCGAAGAAGCCTCTCATCTAAAGATAGTCGCCGTCTTCGCCATCTTTCTCACAAGCGTTTTCGGAGTTTGGGGACCAGTTTTACTCGCTAAATACTTTCATGGTAAACCTCTGTACGATAAAGCAATTCTTGTGATAAAGTGTTTCGCCGCCGGCGTGATTCTCTCGACGTCTTTAGTCCACGTTTTACCGGAAGCGTTTGAGTCACTCGCTGATTGCCAAGTGTCGTCACGTCATCCATGGAAAGATTTTCCGTTTGCTGGTTTAGTTACGATGATCGGAGCTATAACGGCTTTGTTGGTTGATTTAACGGCGAGTGAACATATGGGAcacggtggtggtggtggtggtgacggAGGGATGGAGTATATGCCGGTGGGTAAGGCGGTTGGAGGGTTAGAAATGAAAGAAGGAAAGTGTGGGGCTGATTTGGaaatacaagaaaatagtGAGGAGGAAATTGTGAAGATGAAACAAAGATTAGTGTCACAAGTTCTTGAAATAGGGATTATATTTCATTCGGTGATAATTGGAGTAACAATGGGAATGTCACAAAATAAGTGTACCATTAGACCTTTGATTGCTGCGCTTTCTTTTCATCAGATTTTTGAAGGTTTGGGTCTTGGTGGTTGCATTGCtcag GCTGGGTTTAAGGCAGGGACAGTGGTGTATATGTGCTTAATGTTCGCGGTAACAACGCCACTCGGGATTGTACTAGGGATGGTGATATTTGCAGCGACCGGGTACGATGATCAGAACCCGAACGCATTGATAATGGAGGGTTTATTGGGATCATTCTCTTCAGGTATTCTAATATACATGGCCTTGGTTGACCTAATTGCATTGGATTTCTTCCATAACAAGATGCTGACGACTTGCGGTGAATCGGGTTCTCGCCTCAAGAAGCTTTGTTTTGTGGCTTTGGTTTTAGGTTCTGCCTCTATGTCACTACTTGCTCTTTGGGCTTAG